A single window of Streptomyces sp. NBC_00464 DNA harbors:
- a CDS encoding DUF7848 domain-containing protein, whose product MSIRSLIRPVTHRIIQHPDTDVTHEAECLHCSWTAKPSTSTEAVDVECMSHAGRSNHRGFRRVVTGFAFVVREGENPVPPEASPTPTDG is encoded by the coding sequence ATGAGCATCCGTTCGTTGATTCGCCCCGTGACGCATCGGATCATCCAGCACCCGGACACCGACGTCACGCACGAGGCGGAATGCCTCCACTGCAGCTGGACGGCCAAGCCCTCCACGTCCACGGAAGCGGTAGACGTCGAATGCATGAGCCACGCGGGACGGAGCAATCACCGCGGATTCCGACGGGTAGTTACCGGATTCGCGTTTGTCGTCCGCGAGGGAGAGAATCCCGTACCGCCTGAGGCGTCCCCCACGCCAACTGACGGTTAG
- a CDS encoding acyl-CoA thioesterase, translated as MTNPAERLVDLLDLERIEVNIFRGRSPEESLQRVFGGQVAGQALVAAGRTTDGDRPVHSLHAYFLRPGRPGVPIVYEVERIRDGRSFTTRRVTAVQQGRTIFNLTASFHRPEEAGFEHQLPPARVVPDPEELPTVAEEVREHLGGLPEALERMARRQPFDIRYVDRLRWTQEEIKDADPRSAVWMRAVGPLGDDPLVHTCALTYASDMTLLDAVRIPVEPLWGPRGFDMASLDHATEQLSHAA; from the coding sequence ATGACGAACCCCGCCGAGCGCCTGGTCGACCTGCTCGACCTGGAACGGATCGAGGTCAACATCTTCCGCGGCCGCAGTCCCGAGGAGTCCCTTCAGCGGGTCTTCGGCGGGCAGGTGGCCGGGCAGGCGCTGGTGGCGGCGGGCCGCACCACCGACGGGGACCGGCCGGTGCATTCGCTGCACGCCTATTTCCTGCGGCCGGGCCGTCCCGGGGTGCCGATCGTCTACGAGGTCGAGCGGATCAGGGACGGCCGGTCCTTCACCACGCGCCGGGTGACGGCCGTCCAGCAGGGCCGCACGATCTTCAATCTGACGGCGTCCTTCCACCGCCCGGAGGAGGCCGGCTTCGAGCACCAGCTGCCGCCCGCGCGGGTGGTGCCCGATCCGGAGGAGCTGCCGACGGTCGCCGAAGAGGTGCGTGAGCATCTGGGCGGTCTGCCGGAGGCGCTGGAGCGGATGGCGCGGCGTCAGCCGTTCGACATCCGCTACGTCGACCGGCTGCGCTGGACGCAGGAGGAGATCAAGGACGCGGACCCGCGCAGCGCGGTGTGGATGCGGGCGGTCGGCCCGCTCGGTGACGATCCGCTGGTGCACACGTGTGCGCTGACGTACGCGAGCGACATGACGCTGCTGGACGCGGTGCGTATCCCCGTGGAGCCGCTGTGGGGGCCGCGCGGCTTCGACATGGCGTCGCTGGATCACGCAACAGAGCAGCTTTCACACGCAGCATAG
- a CDS encoding DEAD/DEAH box helicase, which yields MTLIDQLPPTDDPDALFEAFSSWTETQGITLYPAQEEALIEVVSGANVILSTPTGSGKSLVAAGAHFTALAQDKVTFYTAPIKALVSEKFFDLCKLFGTENVGMLTGDASVNADAPVICCTAEVLASIALRDGKYADIGQVVMDEFHFYAEQDRGWAWQIPILELPQAQFVLMSATLGDVRMFEEDLTRRTGRPTSVVRSATRPVPLSYEYRLTPITETITELLDTRQSPVYIVHFTQAAAVERAQSLMSINMCTKEEKEKIADLIGNFRFTTKFGQNLSRYVRHGIGVHHAGMLPKYRRLVEKLAQAGLLKVICGTDTLGVGVNVPIRTVLFTALTKYDGTRVRTLRAREFHQIAGRAGRAGFDTAGFVVAQAPEHVVENEKAVKKAGDDPKKKRKVVRKKAPEGFVAWSETTFDKLIQSDPEPLTSRFRVTHTMLLSVIARPGNAFEAMRHLLEDNHEPRKAQLRHIRRAIAIYRSLLDGGVVEQLDKPDAEGRIVRLTVDLQQDFALNQPLSTFALAAFELLDADSPSYALDMVSVVESTLDDPRQILAAQQNKARGEAVGQMKADGIEYEERMELLQEVTYPKPLSELLWHAYDVYRQSHPWVGDHPVSPKSVIRDMYERAMTFTEFTSNYELARTEGIVLRYLASAYKALEHTIPDDIKSEDLEDLIAWLGEMVRQVDSSLLDEWEQLANPEVETAEQAQERADEVKPVTANARAFRVLVRNAMFRRVELAALDRVRDLGELDGDAGWNEDAWGEAMDAYWDEYEELGTGPDARGPKLLKIDEDAEHGLWRVRQTFADPNGDHDWGISAEVDLAASDEEGRAVVRVTSVGQL from the coding sequence GTGACCCTTATCGATCAGCTGCCCCCGACCGACGACCCCGACGCCCTCTTCGAGGCCTTTTCGTCATGGACCGAGACGCAGGGGATCACCCTCTATCCCGCTCAGGAGGAGGCGCTGATCGAGGTGGTCTCCGGGGCCAACGTGATCCTTTCCACCCCCACCGGGTCCGGAAAGAGCCTGGTCGCGGCCGGTGCGCACTTCACCGCCCTGGCCCAGGACAAGGTCACCTTCTACACCGCCCCGATCAAGGCCCTGGTCTCGGAGAAGTTCTTCGACCTGTGCAAGCTGTTCGGTACGGAGAACGTCGGCATGCTCACCGGTGACGCCTCGGTCAACGCCGACGCCCCCGTGATCTGCTGCACGGCCGAGGTGCTCGCGTCCATCGCGCTGCGTGACGGGAAGTACGCGGACATCGGCCAGGTCGTCATGGACGAGTTCCACTTCTACGCGGAGCAGGACCGCGGCTGGGCGTGGCAGATCCCGATCCTGGAGCTGCCGCAGGCGCAGTTCGTCCTGATGTCGGCCACGCTCGGTGACGTCCGGATGTTCGAGGAGGACCTGACCCGGCGCACCGGCCGCCCCACCTCCGTGGTCCGCTCGGCGACCCGTCCGGTCCCGCTCAGCTACGAGTACCGGCTGACGCCGATCACCGAGACGATCACCGAGCTCCTGGACACCCGGCAGTCGCCGGTCTACATCGTGCACTTCACCCAGGCCGCGGCCGTCGAGCGGGCACAGTCGCTGATGAGCATCAACATGTGTACCAAGGAGGAGAAGGAGAAGATCGCCGATCTCATCGGCAACTTCCGCTTCACCACCAAGTTCGGCCAGAACCTTTCCCGTTACGTACGCCATGGCATCGGAGTGCACCACGCGGGCATGCTCCCGAAGTACCGGCGCCTGGTCGAGAAGCTCGCGCAGGCGGGGCTTCTGAAGGTCATCTGCGGTACGGACACACTCGGCGTCGGAGTCAACGTCCCCATCCGCACCGTGCTGTTCACCGCCCTCACCAAGTACGACGGCACCCGGGTGCGGACGCTGCGGGCACGCGAGTTCCACCAGATCGCGGGCCGGGCCGGGCGGGCGGGCTTCGACACGGCGGGCTTCGTCGTCGCGCAGGCCCCCGAGCACGTCGTCGAGAACGAGAAGGCGGTCAAGAAGGCCGGCGACGACCCGAAGAAGAAGCGCAAGGTCGTCCGCAAGAAGGCGCCCGAGGGGTTCGTCGCCTGGTCGGAGACCACGTTCGACAAGCTGATCCAGTCCGATCCCGAGCCGCTGACCTCACGCTTCCGGGTCACGCACACCATGCTGCTGTCCGTCATCGCGCGTCCCGGCAACGCCTTCGAGGCGATGCGGCACCTGCTGGAGGACAACCACGAGCCGCGCAAGGCGCAGCTGCGCCACATCCGCCGGGCGATCGCGATCTACCGCTCGCTGCTGGACGGCGGCGTGGTGGAGCAGCTGGACAAGCCCGACGCGGAGGGCCGCATCGTGCGGCTCACCGTCGATCTGCAGCAGGACTTCGCGCTGAACCAGCCGCTGTCCACGTTCGCGCTCGCCGCGTTCGAGCTGCTGGACGCCGACTCGCCGTCGTACGCGCTGGACATGGTCTCGGTGGTGGAGTCGACGCTCGACGATCCGCGTCAGATCCTCGCCGCGCAGCAGAACAAGGCGCGCGGTGAGGCGGTCGGGCAGATGAAGGCCGACGGCATCGAGTACGAGGAGCGGATGGAGCTCCTCCAGGAGGTCACGTACCCGAAGCCGCTGAGCGAGCTGCTGTGGCACGCGTACGACGTCTACCGCCAGAGCCACCCGTGGGTGGGTGACCACCCGGTGTCGCCGAAGTCGGTGATCCGCGACATGTACGAACGCGCCATGACGTTCACCGAGTTCACCTCGAACTACGAGCTGGCCCGGACCGAGGGCATCGTGCTGCGCTATCTCGCGAGCGCGTACAAGGCGCTGGAGCACACCATCCCGGACGACATCAAGTCCGAGGACCTGGAGGACCTCATCGCCTGGCTCGGCGAGATGGTCCGGCAGGTCGACTCCAGTCTTCTCGACGAGTGGGAGCAGCTCGCCAATCCCGAGGTGGAGACGGCCGAGCAGGCGCAGGAGCGGGCCGACGAGGTCAAGCCGGTCACGGCCAACGCCCGCGCCTTCCGGGTGCTGGTGCGCAACGCGATGTTCCGCCGGGTCGAGCTGGCCGCGCTGGACCGGGTCCGTGACCTCGGGGAGCTGGACGGCGACGCGGGCTGGAACGAGGACGCGTGGGGCGAGGCGATGGACGCGTACTGGGACGAGTACGAGGAGCTGGGCACCGGTCCGGACGCCCGCGGGCCGAAGCTGCTGAAGATCGACGAGGACGCGGAGCACGGCCTGTGGCGCGTCCGGCAGACGTTCGCCGACCCGAACGGCGACCATGACTGGGGCATCAGTGCCGAGGTCGATCTGGCCGCGTCCGACGAGGAGGGCCGGGCGGTCGTCCGGGTCACCTCCGTGGGCCAGTTGTGA
- a CDS encoding metal-dependent hydrolase: MMGPAHSLSGAAAWLGVGAAAAAAGHAMPWPVLVVGALITAGAALAPDLDHKSATISRAFGPVSRGLCEIVDKLSHAVYKATKMRGDSNRNGGHRTLTHTWLWAVLIGGGASAAAITGGRWAVLAILFVHLVLAVEGLLWRAARMSSDVLVWLLGATSAWILAGVLDKPGNGSDWLFNAPGQEYLWLGLPIVLGALVHDIGDALTVSGCPILWPIPVGRKRWYPIGPPKAMRFRAGSWVELKVLMPVFMVLGGVGGAAAMNLI, encoded by the coding sequence ATGATGGGACCGGCACACTCACTGTCAGGGGCAGCGGCCTGGCTGGGGGTGGGCGCGGCGGCGGCTGCCGCAGGCCACGCCATGCCGTGGCCCGTCCTGGTCGTCGGCGCGCTGATCACCGCCGGCGCGGCGCTCGCCCCGGACCTCGACCACAAGTCGGCGACCATCTCGCGCGCCTTCGGACCCGTGTCCCGCGGACTCTGCGAGATCGTCGACAAGCTCTCGCACGCCGTGTACAAGGCCACGAAGATGCGGGGCGACTCGAATCGCAACGGTGGTCACCGGACGCTGACCCACACCTGGCTGTGGGCGGTCCTGATCGGCGGGGGCGCCTCCGCCGCGGCGATCACCGGCGGCCGGTGGGCGGTGCTGGCGATCCTCTTCGTCCACCTGGTGCTCGCCGTCGAGGGTCTGCTGTGGCGGGCCGCCCGGATGTCCAGCGACGTACTGGTGTGGCTGCTCGGTGCGACCAGCGCGTGGATTCTCGCGGGCGTCCTGGACAAGCCGGGCAATGGCTCGGACTGGCTCTTCAACGCCCCCGGCCAGGAATACCTCTGGCTCGGTCTGCCCATCGTGCTGGGCGCTCTCGTCCATGACATCGGCGACGCGCTGACCGTCTCGGGCTGCCCGATCCTGTGGCCGATCCCGGTCGGCCGCAAGCGCTGGTACCCGATCGGCCCGCCGAAGGCCATGCGGTTCAGGGCAGGCAGCTGGGTGGAGCTGAAGGTGCTGATGCCGGTGTTCATGGTGCTCGGGGGAGTGGGCGGGGCTGCCGCCATGAACCTCATCTGA